A genomic window from Elaeis guineensis isolate ETL-2024a chromosome 3, EG11, whole genome shotgun sequence includes:
- the LOC105040866 gene encoding protein phosphatase 2C and cyclic nucleotide-binding/kinase domain-containing protein isoform X4, producing MGCLYSKGCIGQVPESPTESRGKESRRGVADSGLSPVSSDGSEEDDRVHQLGIAADVGINRLSRVSSQFLPPGGSRTVRVPSGNYDLRYSYLSQRGYYPEALDKQNQDSFCIHTPFGTNPNDHFFGVFDGHGEYGAQCSQFVKRKVCENLLRNSQFHVDAVEAYNAAFLTTNSELHSDSLDDTMSGTTAITILVRGRTVYVANAGDSRAVIAEKRGKEIVAMDLSIDQTPFRTDELERVKHCGARVLTLDQIEGLKNPDVQCWGTEEGDDGDPPRLWVQSGMYPGTAFTRSIGDSIAESIGVIAVPEVFVMELTSNHPFFVIASDGVFEFLSSQTVVDMVAKFKDPRDACAAIVAESYHLWLQYETRTDDITIIVVHINGLTDMESIQNMPDVPVRPLPQIVEVTGSESPSTVRWNSRNHRARHDLSRARLKAIESSFENGHAWVPPSPSHRKTWEEEAHIERALHGHFLFRRLTDSQCHVLLDCMQRIEVKGGDVVVQQGGEADCFYVVGSGEFEVLATQEEDGKEVTKVLHRYTAEKLSTFGELALMYNKPLQASVHAVTDGTLWALKREDFRGILMSEFSNISSLKLLRSVELFSRLTILQLSHIAEHLIEVTFSDGQIIIDKNNCLSALYIIQKGRVRLTYKPEAMSPNISSFLSAHLSQGIHHQEQDEHVVEMTEGSYFGEWTLLGEHISLLRAVSVGDVVCAVITKEKFDSAVGPLSKFSQEDLKLKDSLGCSKESTVNNDAAMPKGVQFSDLVWGMENGHLCN from the exons ATGGGGTGTTTGTATTCAAAGGGCTGCATTGGCCAAGTACCTGAATCCCCAACAGAATCCAGGGGGAAGGAAAGCAGAAGGGGAGTCGCAGATTCTGGTCTTTCTCCTGTTTCGTCAGATGGATCGGAAGAAGATGATCGAGTGCATCAATTGGGTATAGCAGCAGATGTGGGCATCAATCGTCTCTCGAGGGTTTCATCGCAGTTCCTTCCTCCCGGAGGGTCAAGGACAGTCAGGGTTCCCTCAGGGAACTATGATTTGCGATACTCCTACCTATCTCAACGAGGATATTATCCAGAGGCACTGGATAAGCAGAACCAAGATAGTTTCTGCATTCACACCCCATTTGGGACAAATCCTAATGATCACTTCTTTGGTGTGTTTGATGGGCATGGGGAGTATGGAGCTCAGTGCTCACAATTTGTGAAGCGAAAAGTATGTGAGAACTTGCTAAGGAACAGTCAGTTTCATGTTGATGCCGTTGAGGCTTACAATGCTGCTTTCTTAACAACAAATTCAGAGCTGCATTCTGATAGCTTGGATGATACGATGAGTGGGACCACTGCAATAACCATATTGGTAAGAGGTAGAACAGTCTATGTGGCAAATGCAGGTGATTCTAGGGCTGTTATCGCAGAGAAGAGAGGGAAGGAAATTGTGGCCATGGACCTCTCTATTGATCAGACTCCTTTTCGAACTGATGAACTCGAAAGGGTCAAACATTGTGGAGCGAGGGTGCTGACTTTGGATCAGATAGAGGGGCTAAAAAACCCAGATGTGCAGTGCTGGGGTACTGAAGAAGGTGATGATGGTGATCCTCCAAGACTCTGGGTGCAGAGTGGGATGTATCCAGGGACGGCATTCACACGGAGTATTGGAGATTCTATTGCTGAATCTATTGGTGTTATTGCAGTTCCCGAAGTATTTGTTATGGAACTCACTTCTAATCATCCATTCTTTGTGATTGCTAGTGATGGGGTTTTTGAGTTTCTCTCCAGCCAAACTGTGGTTGACATG GTTGCTAAGTTCAAGGACCCTCGTGATGCATGTGCTGCAATTGTTGCTGAATCCTATCACCTTTGGCTACAGTATGAAACTCGTACCGATGACATTACAATCATAGTTGTGCATATTAATGGGCTAACTGAT atggaatctattcaaaatatgccaGATGTGCCTGTAAGACCATTGCCACAAATTGTGGAGGTGACAGGATCTGAATCTCCATCCACTGTAAGGTGGAACTCCAGGAATCATCGTGCAAGGCATGATTTATCACGTGCACGATTGAAAGCCATTGAGAGTTCCTTCGAGAATGGTCATGCTTGGGTTCCACCCTCTCCATCCCATAGGAAGACATGGGAAGAAGAG GCACATATTGAGCGGGCATTGCATGGTCATTTTCTTTTTAGAAGGCTCACAGATTCTCAATGCCATGTTTTGCTTGATTGCATGCAAAGAATTGAAGTGAAGGGTGGGGATGTAGTTGTCCAACAG GGCGGAGAGGCTGACTGCTTTTACGTGGTTGGAAGTGGCGAGTTTGAAGTCCTAGCTACTCAG GAAGAGGATGGGAAGGAAGTGACCAAGGTTCTGCATCGCTATACAGCTGAGAAACTGTCAACCTTTGGGGAACTGGCACTAAT GTATAATAAACCGCTTCAGGCATCTGTTCATGCAGTGACTGATGGAACCCTCTGGGCCTTAAAGCGAGAAGATTTTCGAGGGATACTAATGTCAGAGTTTTCCAATATATCATCACTGAAGTTGCTTAGATCAGTAGAACTTTTCTCAAGACTGACAATTCTACAGCTGAGTCACATTGCTGAACATCTCATTGAAGTCACTTTCTCAGATGGACAAATTATAATTGATAAG AATAACTGTCTCTCTGcattatatattattcagaaggGTCGGGTGAGGCTAACTTATAAACCAGAAGCAATGAGTCCAAATATCTCCAGTTTTTTGTCTGCTCATCTTTCACAAGGAATTCACCATCAAGAGCAGGATGAGCATGTGGTGGAGATGACAGAGGGAAGTTATTTTGGCGAATGGACACTTCTTGGTGAGCATATTAGCTTGTTAAGGGCAGTTTCTGTTGGAGATGTGGTGTGTGCAGTTATTACAAAGGAGAAATTTGATTCAGCAGTCGGGCCTTTGTCAAAATTTTCACAGGAAGATCTCAA GTTGAAAGATTCTCTAGGTTGTTCTAAGGAAAGCACTGTAAATAACGATGCTGCAATGCCCAAGGGGGTTCAGTTCTCTGATTTGGTATGGG GAATGGAGAATGGGCATTTATGCAACTGA